A region of Sandaracinaceae bacterium DNA encodes the following proteins:
- a CDS encoding polysaccharide deacetylase family protein produces MSKRSVVRRIGQALACATAVGSGAGLAHLTHADAQHGRGLQTHVAPLLSSTRAPSPARPTIGQSPSAEDTDALPMGVLPPRPDPFGDHLRDGMVMTGATPHRLLLLTFDDGPEIRTTPTVLDTLDEYGIKAVFFVNATRFDSDHPRERAQRELLQEILRRGHFLGNHTYHHPPLTDLDNDQIRDELHKNEEFIFAITGGRPVLVRPPYGAFSPRVARTIAQLGYTPMLWNLSTGDTMVRTGDEVASTFLRVLRRQEREKGEYGGIVLMHDTHGWSVDGLPRILAGLRQRNCELAASGEELYDFVSDPSVFFRYRGDASPEEFTPSIEPDPAWLERRQAALREETGRRCQAVASRD; encoded by the coding sequence ATGTCGAAGCGTTCCGTCGTCCGTCGAATCGGCCAGGCTCTGGCCTGCGCGACCGCCGTAGGCAGCGGCGCAGGCCTCGCGCACCTGACGCATGCCGATGCCCAGCATGGACGTGGTCTGCAGACCCACGTGGCGCCCCTCCTGAGCAGCACGCGGGCCCCCTCTCCCGCGCGACCGACCATCGGCCAGAGCCCCAGCGCCGAGGACACGGACGCGCTCCCCATGGGCGTGCTCCCCCCCAGGCCGGACCCGTTCGGCGATCACCTGCGCGACGGGATGGTGATGACTGGCGCCACACCGCATCGCCTGCTGCTGCTGACCTTCGACGACGGCCCGGAGATCCGCACCACCCCGACGGTGCTGGACACGCTCGACGAGTACGGCATCAAGGCCGTCTTCTTCGTGAACGCGACGCGCTTCGACAGCGACCACCCGCGCGAACGCGCCCAGCGGGAGCTGCTGCAGGAGATCCTCCGGCGCGGACACTTCTTGGGCAACCACACCTACCACCACCCGCCGCTGACGGACCTCGACAACGATCAGATCCGCGACGAGCTGCACAAGAACGAAGAGTTCATCTTCGCCATCACGGGTGGGCGTCCGGTGCTCGTGCGTCCGCCCTACGGCGCGTTCTCCCCGCGCGTGGCGCGCACCATCGCGCAGCTGGGCTACACGCCCATGCTCTGGAACCTCTCGACAGGCGACACGATGGTGCGCACCGGCGACGAGGTGGCCAGCACGTTCCTGCGCGTGCTGCGCCGGCAGGAGCGCGAGAAGGGCGAGTACGGCGGCATCGTGCTGATGCACGACACGCACGGCTGGAGCGTGGACGGGCTGCCGCGCATCCTGGCGGGCCTGCGGCAGCGCAACTGCGAGCTCGCGGCGAGCGGAGAAGAGCTCTACGACTTCGTCTCGGACCCGAGCGTCTTCTTCCGCTACCGCGGCGACGCGAGCCCGGAGGAGTTCACCCCGTCCATCGAGCCCGACCCCGCGTGGCTCGAGCGACGGCAGGCGGCCTTGCGTGAGGAGACCGGCCGCCGCTGCCAGGCGGTGGCCAGCCGCGACTAG
- a CDS encoding AAA family ATPase, whose product MIHTLAISNYRSILEIVVGLGQLNVVSGPNGAGKSNLYRALRLLAQTARGGVVGALAREGGLDSAFWAGPEVISRGMTRGTVAVQGAVRDEPQRLRLGFASDDFGYSISLGQPVAGLTSWFAHDPEIKRECIWAGPFYRRAAALVDREGTAVRHRRGRAWEAAPVPVPSSESLFAHLADPRSAPEVFHLRDRIQRFRFYDHFRTDRDAPARRPQLGTRTPVMHHDGRDVAAALRTIEEVGDVDALRETIEDAFPGASLRADMVGDGSFDLAFTQHGLLRPLAAAELSDGTLRYILWVVALLTPRPPEVMVLNEPETSLHPDLIPALGRLIRHAAEHSQVWVITHSAALMHALDDAEDVRHIGLQKTLGQTEVRGQGLLDTPAWYWPDA is encoded by the coding sequence ATGATCCACACGCTGGCCATCTCCAACTACCGCTCCATCCTCGAGATCGTGGTGGGGCTCGGCCAGCTGAACGTGGTCTCCGGACCAAACGGGGCTGGCAAGTCCAACCTCTATCGCGCGCTGCGGCTCCTCGCGCAGACCGCGCGTGGCGGTGTGGTCGGGGCGCTTGCGCGCGAAGGGGGGCTCGACTCGGCGTTCTGGGCCGGCCCGGAGGTGATCTCGCGCGGGATGACGCGGGGCACCGTCGCCGTGCAGGGCGCGGTCCGTGACGAGCCCCAGCGGCTGCGCCTGGGCTTCGCGTCGGACGACTTCGGCTACAGCATCTCTTTGGGTCAGCCCGTGGCCGGGCTCACGTCGTGGTTCGCGCACGACCCCGAGATCAAGCGTGAGTGCATCTGGGCGGGGCCGTTCTACCGTCGCGCTGCCGCGCTCGTGGATCGGGAGGGGACCGCCGTGCGGCACCGTCGTGGTCGGGCCTGGGAGGCCGCCCCCGTGCCGGTCCCCAGCTCGGAGAGCCTCTTCGCACACCTCGCCGACCCGCGCAGCGCGCCCGAGGTGTTCCACCTGCGGGACCGCATCCAGCGTTTCCGGTTCTACGACCACTTCCGCACGGACCGCGATGCGCCCGCGCGCAGGCCGCAGCTCGGCACCCGCACGCCCGTCATGCACCACGACGGGCGAGACGTGGCCGCCGCCTTGCGTACCATCGAAGAGGTGGGCGACGTCGACGCGTTGCGGGAGACCATCGAGGACGCCTTCCCGGGCGCTTCGTTGCGTGCCGACATGGTCGGGGATGGGTCGTTCGACCTGGCGTTCACGCAGCATGGGCTCCTGCGCCCCTTGGCGGCCGCCGAGCTGAGCGACGGAACGTTGCGCTACATCCTCTGGGTGGTTGCCCTGCTCACCCCGCGCCCGCCCGAGGTGATGGTGCTGAACGAGCCCGAGACCAGCCTGCACCCAGACCTCATCCCGGCCCTGGGGAGGCTCATCCGTCACGCCGCCGAGCACTCCCAGGTGTGGGTCATCACGCACTCCGCGGCCCTCATGCACGCGCTGGACGACGCCGAGGACGTACGCCACATCGGCCTGCAGAAGACGCTGGGGCAGACTGAGGTGCGCGGGCAGGGCTTGCTCGACACCCCGGCTTGGTACTGGCCGGACGCCTAG
- a CDS encoding tRNA (guanine-N7)-methyltransferase: protein MSTPPPRRYDDLAPRAPDGEFALDSLLPGAGPLELDIGFGRGASVYERAQLAPGSRILAFEIKSKWSYKVAERCAQRGHQHVRVLCGDVRAILLRTTDHAVVQQVSVHFPDPWWKRRHTKRRVVGDELLDALARLMVDDGEFFVQTDVPDRADIYTDTLRAHPAFALVGEDGRIEHNPFGARSNRELRAVEDGLPIYRVMARRVPRGV from the coding sequence ATGAGTACCCCGCCCCCTCGCCGCTACGACGACCTCGCGCCGCGCGCCCCCGACGGGGAGTTCGCGCTGGACTCCTTGCTGCCCGGTGCGGGGCCGCTGGAGCTGGACATCGGCTTCGGGCGCGGCGCCAGCGTGTACGAGCGCGCGCAGCTGGCGCCCGGCTCGCGCATCTTGGCCTTCGAGATCAAGTCCAAGTGGTCGTACAAGGTGGCGGAGCGCTGCGCCCAGCGTGGGCACCAGCACGTGCGCGTGCTGTGCGGCGACGTGCGCGCGATCCTTTTGCGCACCACGGACCACGCGGTGGTGCAGCAGGTCTCCGTCCACTTTCCGGATCCGTGGTGGAAGCGTCGCCACACCAAGCGGCGTGTCGTGGGGGACGAGCTGCTGGACGCCCTGGCGCGGCTGATGGTCGACGACGGCGAGTTCTTCGTGCAGACCGACGTGCCCGACCGGGCCGACATCTACACGGACACCCTGCGGGCGCACCCGGCCTTCGCGCTGGTGGGCGAGGACGGGCGCATCGAGCACAACCCGTTCGGCGCGCGCTCGAACCGTGAGCTGCGCGCCGTCGAGGACGGCCTGCCCATCTACCGCGTCATGGCCCGACGCGTGCCGCGCGGCGTCTGA
- a CDS encoding fused MFS/spermidine synthase → MSVRLALYPALFCSGAAALLYESVWGRMLHRVFGVGDLAVATVLACFFLGLGVGSGLGGRWAQRVRSPTVAYAALEVGIALWALGSLVALPELHRAYAALGAGRSFGALTAIRFALCLPVLLPPTIAMGATLPVLVRATSEWRRALPASAADDAGWGSEATWLYATNTLGAVFGAGVSGFYLLPEQGARVSLIVAAATSLLAAVIVVVSQRLAAPGWSMRPARRDTRQKALAREIVTDGSLALSLRVRGACAAGLAAGAGSASLAGEVLWTRVLRTIVQGTTQAFAAMLVNYLLGIGLGALLADRVVRGRSPLRVFGACQLLLALMTAFSIGAVPQLPRLIVLMQGTASTIPHEPWVLMAVSSLLLLPLSVVLGTSIPLAWQMVRDDGEHAARQAGRVLASNTLGGLLGSLLAGFVLVPAVGLQLALYGVITLHVLMAAFAWALAGTSPPRRLVGVLLPVLALTCIVALRPSLRLAWLLDAWHDAHRTVISGPEDSDPCPSDGDCGGAAVCIEGRCNDTVRFLREGRNTTVTLLSRDGTSYRLFNDGRPESGFSPGEPGFGRELALLGALPSLLAATPERAMAIGFGGGHTTSMLLKGPFTRVDVVELEEAVIDAARLMHNTLDKPFPLDDTERTHLVFDDARAQLLLAPPATYDAVVSQPSHPWLAGSSALYTAEFFREVQHSLRPGGVLVQWVNLFRMDIPSLRSVVATLLSVFAHVQCYVAEDSSFIMVAGDAPIAFSEATIDRLEANHALRRTLEAVELGTLVELVSVVELDTEGARAFAGDAPVIHDDRPTLEFALAQLEFYADLDELALDQALTAIPWLTRTTLDALPDSLRPDAFLFRAEHVRNRRRALTRVEQAMDATALPRSDRLMLEGTLAELRGDLSHALRAYAASESRDAADRLDYLRHVEGFDRALLEHVATRQALPYNAAHAMSACLAVGDPALCRAPLRAAEQLDDVDDDALETAVRAFVEGGCPSLLLAVEADEHALDDPEAAFRALLCAQGAVPEARIRTLQEHVVAGRMRAAAYERGLARDAQEGLNLGLAMRHFAHTLRYDPRDGETAASLARLLVQAGQQDRAQAVLARAHAETRLLRDARGAVDRAARDLGITVP, encoded by the coding sequence GTGAGCGTCCGCCTCGCCCTCTACCCCGCCCTGTTCTGCTCCGGCGCCGCCGCGCTCCTGTACGAGTCCGTCTGGGGCCGCATGCTGCACCGGGTGTTCGGGGTGGGCGACCTCGCCGTCGCCACCGTATTGGCGTGCTTCTTCCTCGGCCTGGGCGTCGGCTCCGGGCTCGGCGGGCGCTGGGCCCAGCGCGTGCGTTCGCCCACCGTGGCCTACGCCGCGCTGGAGGTCGGCATCGCCCTGTGGGCGCTGGGATCGCTGGTCGCGCTACCCGAGCTACACCGTGCCTACGCGGCACTCGGCGCGGGGCGCAGCTTCGGCGCGCTGACCGCCATCCGCTTCGCGTTGTGCCTCCCGGTGCTCCTGCCGCCGACCATCGCCATGGGCGCGACGTTGCCAGTCTTGGTGCGGGCCACCAGTGAGTGGCGTCGCGCTTTGCCGGCGAGCGCCGCCGACGACGCCGGCTGGGGCTCGGAGGCTACGTGGCTTTACGCCACGAACACGCTGGGCGCGGTGTTCGGTGCGGGCGTCAGCGGGTTCTACCTGCTCCCAGAGCAGGGCGCGCGCGTCTCGCTGATCGTGGCTGCGGCGACCAGCCTGCTGGCCGCCGTCATCGTCGTGGTGTCCCAACGACTCGCTGCGCCGGGGTGGTCCATGCGCCCCGCGCGACGCGACACACGCCAAAAGGCGCTGGCGCGAGAGATCGTGACCGACGGCTCGCTCGCGCTCTCGCTGCGCGTGCGGGGCGCGTGCGCGGCGGGGCTGGCGGCCGGCGCCGGGTCGGCCTCGCTGGCGGGCGAGGTGCTGTGGACCCGCGTTCTGCGCACCATCGTGCAGGGCACCACACAGGCCTTCGCGGCCATGCTGGTGAATTACCTGCTCGGAATTGGGCTGGGGGCCCTGCTCGCCGACCGCGTCGTGCGCGGTCGCTCGCCGCTGCGCGTCTTCGGCGCCTGCCAGTTGCTCTTGGCGCTCATGACGGCTTTCTCCATCGGCGCCGTGCCGCAGCTGCCGCGACTGATCGTCTTGATGCAGGGCACGGCGTCCACCATCCCGCATGAGCCATGGGTGCTCATGGCCGTCTCGTCGCTGCTCCTGCTGCCGCTCTCGGTGGTGCTGGGCACGAGCATCCCGCTCGCATGGCAGATGGTGCGCGACGACGGCGAGCACGCCGCGCGACAGGCCGGACGTGTGCTCGCGTCCAACACGCTCGGCGGGCTGCTCGGCTCCCTCCTCGCGGGCTTCGTGCTGGTCCCCGCGGTGGGCCTCCAGCTGGCTCTGTATGGCGTAATCACCCTGCATGTGCTCATGGCTGCGTTCGCCTGGGCCCTGGCCGGCACGAGCCCTCCGCGTCGGCTGGTGGGCGTGCTGCTCCCAGTCCTTGCGCTCACGTGCATCGTGGCGCTGCGCCCATCCCTGCGCTTGGCGTGGTTGCTGGACGCTTGGCACGACGCGCACCGCACGGTGATCAGTGGCCCCGAGGACAGCGACCCCTGCCCGTCGGACGGCGACTGCGGTGGGGCGGCGGTATGCATCGAAGGACGCTGCAACGACACGGTCCGCTTCCTCCGCGAAGGACGCAACACCACCGTCACGCTGCTGTCGCGCGACGGAACCAGCTACCGCCTGTTCAACGACGGACGCCCCGAGTCGGGCTTCTCCCCGGGAGAGCCTGGCTTCGGTCGCGAGCTCGCGCTGCTCGGCGCGCTCCCCTCGCTGCTGGCGGCCACCCCCGAGCGCGCGATGGCCATCGGCTTCGGCGGCGGGCACACGACCAGCATGCTGTTGAAGGGGCCGTTCACACGCGTGGACGTGGTGGAGCTGGAAGAAGCGGTCATCGATGCGGCGCGGCTGATGCACAACACGCTCGACAAGCCGTTCCCGCTCGACGACACCGAGCGCACGCACCTGGTGTTCGACGACGCACGGGCGCAGCTGCTGCTGGCCCCGCCCGCCACGTACGACGCGGTCGTGTCACAGCCCAGCCACCCCTGGCTCGCGGGATCGAGCGCGCTCTACACGGCCGAGTTCTTCCGGGAGGTGCAGCACAGCCTGCGCCCCGGCGGCGTGCTGGTGCAGTGGGTCAACCTGTTCCGCATGGACATCCCCAGCCTGCGCAGCGTGGTGGCGACGCTGCTCTCCGTGTTCGCGCACGTGCAGTGCTACGTGGCCGAGGACTCCAGCTTCATCATGGTCGCGGGCGACGCGCCCATCGCGTTCTCCGAGGCGACCATCGACCGCCTCGAGGCGAACCACGCGCTGCGCCGCACACTCGAAGCGGTGGAGCTGGGCACGCTGGTCGAGCTGGTGAGCGTGGTCGAGCTGGACACCGAGGGCGCGCGCGCGTTCGCGGGGGACGCACCCGTCATCCACGACGACCGACCCACGCTGGAGTTCGCGCTGGCCCAACTCGAGTTCTACGCCGACCTGGACGAGCTGGCGCTGGACCAGGCGCTGACGGCCATCCCGTGGCTCACGCGGACGACGTTGGACGCCCTCCCCGACAGCCTGCGACCCGACGCGTTTCTCTTTCGCGCGGAGCACGTACGCAACCGGCGCCGCGCCCTCACTCGCGTCGAGCAGGCCATGGACGCGACGGCGCTGCCGCGCTCCGACCGCTTGATGCTGGAGGGCACGCTCGCAGAGCTGCGCGGCGACCTCAGCCACGCGCTGCGCGCCTACGCTGCGAGCGAGAGCCGAGACGCAGCCGACCGGCTGGACTACCTGCGGCACGTGGAGGGCTTCGACCGCGCCCTGCTGGAACACGTCGCGACGCGCCAGGCGCTCCCGTACAACGCCGCGCACGCCATGTCCGCGTGCCTGGCCGTGGGCGACCCCGCGCTGTGCCGCGCCCCGCTGCGAGCCGCCGAGCAGCTCGACGACGTGGACGACGACGCGCTCGAGACCGCCGTCCGCGCATTCGTCGAGGGAGGCTGCCCGTCCCTCCTGCTGGCGGTCGAGGCCGACGAGCACGCGCTGGACGACCCCGAGGCTGCGTTCCGGGCGCTCCTGTGTGCGCAGGGGGCTGTCCCCGAGGCCCGCATCCGCACGCTGCAGGAGCACGTGGTCGCTGGCCGCATGCGTGCCGCCGCGTACGAGCGCGGCCTCGCGCGGGACGCCCAGGAGGGCCTCAACCTCGGCCTCGCGATGCGCCACTTCGCGCACACGCTGCGCTACGACCCCCGCGACGGGGAGACCGCGGCGTCGCTGGCTCGTCTGCTGGTCCAGGCCGGCCAGCAGGACCGCGCCCAAGCCGTCCTGGCCCGCGCCCACGCCGAGACACGCCTCTTGCGAGACGCACGTGGTGCGGTGGACCGGGCGGCCCGCGACCTCGGCATCACCGTGCCCTGA
- a CDS encoding response regulator produces the protein MALKILAVDDSATMRTIMKMTFAGEDAEVLTVTNGDDAIAKAKAAVPDLVFADASMSGVDGYEVARAIRAEASLAGTAVIVMASQHHPYDDAKAKACGVDDHILKPFDSKVVIEKANTVAASRRASAASAPAPVAAPAPVAPPAPVAAPAPVAAPAPVAASAPVAPAAARVAPPTPVAAPAAAPAAPAKPTAPATPATPAAKPAAAAPAASAVRGPRSTAAFDGPAAAAPARSPSSTTIAAMPAPPAARVTAPNGELSSKLAGLGLSADQVAGVLALSREVIEQVVWEVVPELAEALIKEEIQRLTAD, from the coding sequence GTGGCTCTGAAGATCTTGGCGGTCGACGATAGCGCGACGATGCGCACCATCATGAAGATGACCTTTGCGGGGGAAGACGCAGAGGTGCTCACCGTGACGAACGGGGACGACGCCATCGCGAAAGCCAAGGCCGCCGTCCCCGACCTCGTGTTCGCGGACGCCTCGATGAGCGGCGTCGACGGCTACGAGGTAGCACGCGCGATTCGCGCGGAGGCGTCGCTGGCCGGCACCGCCGTGATCGTGATGGCGAGCCAACACCACCCCTACGACGACGCGAAGGCGAAGGCGTGCGGCGTGGACGATCACATCCTGAAGCCGTTCGACAGCAAGGTGGTCATCGAGAAGGCAAACACGGTCGCGGCCAGTCGCCGCGCGTCCGCGGCTTCCGCGCCAGCCCCTGTCGCCGCGCCTGCGCCCGTCGCGCCCCCCGCCCCTGTCGCCGCGCCAGCCCCTGTCGCCGCGCCAGCCCCTGTCGCCGCATCAGCCCCCGTGGCTCCGGCGGCCGCCCGCGTCGCTCCGCCGACCCCAGTCGCAGCTCCGGCGGCGGCCCCTGCGGCCCCGGCCAAGCCAACGGCTCCAGCGACCCCTGCGACGCCCGCCGCCAAGCCCGCTGCGGCCGCGCCGGCAGCGTCCGCCGTGCGCGGTCCGCGCAGCACCGCCGCGTTCGATGGTCCGGCCGCTGCGGCGCCCGCCCGCTCGCCGTCCTCCACCACCATCGCGGCCATGCCGGCACCGCCTGCGGCGCGCGTCACCGCCCCGAACGGAGAACTCTCCTCCAAGCTGGCTGGCCTCGGCCTCAGCGCGGACCAGGTCGCCGGGGTGCTCGCCCTCTCGCGCGAGGTCATCGAGCAGGTCGTCTGGGAGGTGGTGCCCGAGCTCGCGGAGGCGCTCATCAAGGAAGAGATCCAGCGGCTCACCGCCGACTGA
- a CDS encoding valine--tRNA ligase produces MSDAEMPKLYVPASAEDRWYAWWEKQGFFRASNAEQDTRETYTVAIPPPNVTGTLHMGHACRTTFEDVLVRYERMKGKNALWVPGTDHAGIATQVVVERKLKAEGLTRHDLGREKFIERVWEWRKESGDTILGQLRKMGASCDWSRTKFTMDPDLSHAVREAFVRLYEEGLIYRGTRLVNWDVVSQTVLSDLEVETEENVKYTEEFGVCELFDFAYRLDAEDAAATGVAEIIVSTTRPETMLGDTALAVHPEDERYKALHGRFVTHPFVDRRIPIVCDAELVDPEFGTGVVKVTPAHDPNDFATGKRHGLEEISILNKDGTLNENGGPFAGLERFAARKAVKAKLEELGLVRGKRKHVMSLPRSQRSGSIVEPMISTQWFVKMEPLAGPAIAAVEDGRVKILPEDWTKTYFHWLRNIQDWCISRQLWWGHGIPAWYCGDCEHMSVSRTDVTACEKCGSANLEQDPDVLDTWFSSALWPFSTLGWPHQTPDLARFYPTQDMETGYDILFFWVARMIMMGLHFMGEVPFSRVLLAGLVTDERGQKMSKVKGNVIDPLDVIHGATGAHLLEKAEKAGAAADGVEYLRTTYPDGFDAYGADALRMTLLSYSPQSRRIALSIKRIEGYRNFANKLWNAARYVLGRLVGQDGEAGPHPEARALGERPTITALPNRWVLSRLQVALAAADAGISAYRLDEGSQALYHFVWDELCDWYLELSKPLLDGDDRALAEETAGVLLHVLETTLRALHPMMPFITEEIWQRIPRAGAAAGETIMLARFPQADVDALRDEAAETELAIVQEFVVAARSIRAEYDLPRKQGIAIHWCSDDAARAATIEGARALIEALAGATLHQEPADKVDNPHEHFKLAAAFVLPGLRGVVPGVIDPVKEQERLNRQLAKLDKELSTLEKKLANDKFVSNAPPEVVEQTKRDAAELAEKRDQMRAAVARLA; encoded by the coding sequence ATGAGTGACGCCGAGATGCCCAAGCTGTACGTCCCCGCGAGCGCGGAGGACCGCTGGTATGCCTGGTGGGAGAAGCAGGGCTTCTTCCGCGCCAGCAACGCAGAGCAGGACACCCGCGAGACGTACACGGTGGCCATCCCGCCCCCCAACGTCACGGGCACGCTGCACATGGGCCACGCCTGCCGCACCACGTTCGAGGACGTGCTGGTGCGCTACGAGCGCATGAAGGGCAAGAACGCGCTGTGGGTCCCCGGCACGGACCACGCGGGCATCGCCACGCAAGTGGTGGTGGAGCGCAAGCTCAAGGCCGAGGGCCTCACCCGGCACGACCTCGGCCGGGAGAAGTTCATCGAGCGCGTGTGGGAGTGGCGCAAGGAGTCGGGCGACACCATCCTCGGCCAGCTGCGCAAGATGGGCGCCTCGTGCGACTGGTCGCGCACCAAGTTCACGATGGACCCGGACCTCTCGCACGCCGTGCGCGAGGCCTTCGTGCGCCTGTACGAAGAGGGGCTGATCTACCGCGGCACGCGCCTGGTCAACTGGGACGTGGTCTCGCAGACCGTGCTCTCGGACCTCGAGGTCGAGACCGAGGAGAACGTGAAGTACACCGAGGAGTTCGGCGTCTGCGAGCTGTTCGACTTCGCGTATCGCCTGGACGCGGAGGACGCCGCGGCCACGGGCGTGGCCGAGATCATCGTCTCCACCACGCGCCCCGAGACGATGCTGGGCGACACGGCGCTGGCCGTGCACCCGGAGGACGAGCGCTACAAGGCGCTGCACGGGCGCTTCGTCACGCATCCCTTCGTGGACAGGCGCATCCCCATCGTGTGCGACGCCGAGCTGGTGGACCCCGAGTTCGGCACGGGCGTCGTCAAGGTCACCCCCGCGCACGACCCGAACGACTTCGCCACGGGCAAGCGCCACGGGCTCGAAGAGATCAGCATCCTGAACAAGGACGGAACGCTCAACGAGAACGGCGGACCGTTCGCGGGGCTGGAGCGCTTCGCGGCGCGCAAGGCCGTCAAGGCCAAGCTGGAGGAGCTGGGGCTCGTGCGGGGCAAGCGCAAGCACGTCATGTCGCTGCCGCGCTCGCAGCGCAGTGGCAGCATCGTGGAGCCCATGATCTCCACCCAGTGGTTCGTGAAGATGGAGCCGCTGGCCGGGCCGGCCATCGCCGCGGTCGAGGACGGCCGGGTGAAGATCCTGCCCGAGGACTGGACCAAGACCTACTTCCACTGGCTGCGCAACATCCAAGACTGGTGCATCTCGCGCCAGCTGTGGTGGGGGCACGGCATCCCTGCTTGGTACTGCGGCGACTGCGAGCACATGAGCGTCAGCCGCACCGACGTCACCGCCTGCGAGAAGTGTGGCAGCGCGAACCTCGAGCAGGACCCGGACGTTCTGGACACGTGGTTCAGCTCGGCCCTGTGGCCCTTCTCCACGCTGGGCTGGCCCCACCAGACACCGGACCTCGCGCGCTTCTACCCCACGCAGGACATGGAGACCGGCTACGACATCCTGTTCTTCTGGGTGGCGCGCATGATCATGATGGGCCTGCACTTCATGGGTGAGGTGCCCTTCTCGCGCGTGCTCCTGGCGGGCCTCGTGACCGACGAGCGCGGCCAGAAGATGAGCAAGGTGAAGGGCAACGTCATCGACCCGCTGGACGTCATCCACGGGGCCACGGGCGCGCACCTGCTCGAGAAGGCCGAGAAGGCCGGGGCCGCCGCCGACGGCGTCGAGTACCTGCGCACGACCTACCCCGACGGCTTCGACGCCTACGGCGCAGACGCGCTGCGCATGACCCTGCTGAGCTACTCGCCCCAGTCGCGGCGCATCGCGCTGTCCATCAAGCGCATCGAGGGGTACCGCAACTTCGCGAACAAGCTGTGGAACGCGGCGCGCTACGTGCTGGGCCGCCTGGTGGGACAAGACGGTGAAGCCGGTCCGCACCCCGAGGCGCGCGCCCTGGGAGAGCGGCCGACCATCACGGCCCTGCCCAACCGGTGGGTCCTCTCGCGGCTGCAGGTGGCCCTCGCGGCCGCCGACGCGGGCATCAGCGCGTACCGCTTGGACGAGGGCAGCCAGGCCCTCTACCACTTCGTGTGGGACGAGCTGTGCGACTGGTACCTGGAGCTCAGCAAGCCGCTGCTGGACGGTGACGACCGCGCGCTGGCCGAGGAGACGGCGGGCGTGCTGCTGCACGTGCTCGAGACCACGCTGCGCGCGCTGCACCCAATGATGCCGTTCATCACGGAAGAGATCTGGCAGCGCATCCCGCGCGCCGGGGCCGCGGCCGGCGAGACCATCATGTTGGCCCGCTTCCCGCAGGCCGACGTGGACGCGCTGCGCGACGAGGCCGCCGAGACCGAGCTCGCCATCGTGCAGGAGTTCGTCGTGGCGGCGCGCTCCATCCGCGCCGAGTACGACCTGCCACGCAAGCAGGGCATCGCCATCCACTGGTGCTCGGACGACGCCGCGCGCGCCGCCACCATCGAGGGCGCGCGCGCGCTCATCGAGGCCCTGGCGGGCGCCACGCTGCACCAGGAGCCGGCCGACAAGGTGGACAACCCGCACGAGCACTTCAAGCTCGCCGCCGCGTTCGTGCTGCCTGGCCTGCGCGGCGTGGTCCCGGGCGTGATCGACCCCGTGAAGGAGCAGGAGCGCTTGAACCGCCAGCTCGCCAAGCTGGACAAGGAGCTGAGCACCCTCGAGAAGAAGCTGGCCAACGACAAGTTCGTCAGCAACGCGCCGCCCGAGGTGGTGGAGCAGACCAAGCGCGACGCGGCCGAGTTGGCGGAGAAGCGCGACCAGATGCGCGCCGCCGTCGCCCGCCTCGCGTGA